A stretch of the Aphis gossypii isolate Hap1 chromosome 2, ASM2018417v2, whole genome shotgun sequence genome encodes the following:
- the LOC114119886 gene encoding uncharacterized protein LOC114119886 isoform X8: MAGVNNVSTYDNAPEHSNNIVEQTNKADDSDDKDDSLQNVIDSELSKRFNESETPANRVKYSVDIMLTAESIHSDSVRQSNNMEHVDLKSLKSNEYQVQKDTSELLLLTEKQHTEETSDTGLGSEIVLESEQDIDNDGPLSDTMSSGFEDGITKEAIDQDPSRAELEEPRVFTRPLPVDETDNVTELVFDTWTTVDEVVGLEIKKNESNGYEENSPIEITTVSLNQDCFDINTPAITNNFTEVVSETTTERKTVKKKSSATGGEASTTVVKTKKTKKSKKSDEKENISVNLNGHLTNEMKYSQCDDYIVEEDDLSNVCVRDLKKSYCDEANRKSSSVIIPEEPVPASIPIDELKRNFVGAIKKQPSGCENGMINGCSKSSFGKFDQLEKKIILQQRSPTESEKIDSKQNGVIRPEVNSVCKSCEKTVYAMEQIKAERQVWHKNCFRCTTCNKQLTLDIYSSHEGILYCKPHFKELFKPKVVVEDEEPIRRKKPEMIIRENQPLELPPDVVRASDKPDLGLEELSSLNVKSRFQAFENATTNGNSHMEKSPVSVKRSPSILSKLAKFQSKGMDVGVSNEDLNGAFFEPSSSSDSEDEDPGNDVLKNSISKEKPMSFDKMESVKRNWEMRREEMKEEHKQEIQNIRSKLFAGKQGKMKQMYEQAVAESERTGIKRDININKSDKAKVIKEKFERGEIINAENSDVDENNVNGSVNDDEDEMSVFEAGISKKSRSLFMELDANAVKTKQAAPIVNTKKEYIPMKKVTPVYNRQVSDDVVKCSDRIEDVSVETAEVSSKFKFFETYKPPAVIKKQFRITPPREGQIKGESPERDIYRDPNVVRSEDPIDETAELVKSNTTAKMLSLFRQMEVARPAVPEGLKPLKRFTPPPPDLKESETESESDDDVSGEDDSDEEESSSSETNGDVVKSSLKVEDEFLKNSQSAVMAKSLKDKFEHWEPDKHSMNNAVTMLDSEQESIESTKSLRARFESLKGDRPADKPKPKVNRFV; the protein is encoded by the exons ATGGCGGGCGTCAATAACGTAAGTACATATGATAATGCACCAGAACATTCCAATAACATAGTTGAGCAAACTAACAAGGCTGATGATTCAGACGACAAAGACGATTCGTTGCAAAATGTCATTGACAGTGAGCTGTCCAAACGTTTTAACGAAAGTGAAACTCCAGCCAATCGTGTTAAATATAGTGTAGACATAATGCTAACAGCAGAATCAATTCATAGTGACAGTGTTAGACAGTCCAATAACATGGAACATGTAGACCTTAAGTCCTTAAAATCAAACGAATACCAAGTTCAAAAAGACACCAGTGAGCTTTTACTGTTAACAGAAAAACAACATACAGAAGAGACAAGTGATACGGGTCTCGGTTCTGAAATCGTTTTAGAATCGGAACAAGATATTGATAATGATGGTCCATTATCTGATACTATGAGTAGCGGATTCGAAGATGGTATTACGAAGGAGGCTATAGACCAGGATCCTTCTCGTGCAGAATTAGAGGAGCCTCGTGTATTTACTAGACCCCTACCGGTTGACGAGACGGATAATGTAACTGAATTGGTATTTGATACTTGGACTACAGTTGATGAAGTTGTgggattagaaattaaaaaaaacgaatCAAATGGTTATGAAGAAAATTCGCCCATCGAAATCACTACTGTTAGCCTTAACCAAGattgttttgatattaatacacCAGCCATAACTAACAATTTT ACCGAGGTAGTGTCGGAAACGACAACCGAACGCAAAACAGTGAAGAAAAAGTCGTCTGCTACCGGTGGTGAGGCGTCTACCACGGTTGTCAAAACCAAAAAGACCAAAAAGTCGAAAAAATCagatgaaaaagaaaatatatctgta AATTTAAATGGCCATTTGacaaatgaaatgaaatataGTCAGTGTGACGATTATATTGTCGAGGAAGATGACTTATCTAACGTATGCGTTCGAGACCTC AAAAAATCTTATTGCGATGAAGCTAATCGAAAGTCTTCCTCCGTTATTATACCAGAGGAGCCTGTACCCGCTTCTATCCCTATAGATGAATTG aAGCGAAATTTTGTTGGTGCCATCAAGAAACAACCATCCGGATGTGAAAACGGAATGATAAACGGTTGTTCG aaatcAAGTTTTGGGAAATTTGATcagttggaaaaaaaaattatccttcAACAGAGATCTCCTACAGAATCTGAAAAAATCGACTCTAAACAA aatggtGTTATACGTCCCGAAGTTAATTCTGTATGTAAATCATGTGAGAAGACTGTGTATGCTATGGAACAAATAAAAGCGGAACGCCAGGTTTGGCACAAGAACTGTTTTCGGTGTACAACATGCAATAAACAGCTAAC ACTCGATATTTATAGTAGCCACGAAGGTATATTGTACTGTAAACCGCATTTCAAGGAGTTATTTAAGCCTAAAGTAGTAGTAGAAGACGAAGAACCAA TTAGACGCAAGAAACCAGAAATGATAATACGTGAAAATCAGCCCTTGGAATTACCACCAGACGTGGTTAGAG caAGTGATAAACCGGATTTGGGCTTAGAAGAATTGAGTTCTTTAAACGTGAAATCCCGTTTTCAAGCTTTTGAAAATGCTACCACCAATGGTAACAGCCATATGGAAAAATCTCCAGTCAGTGTTAAACGTTCACCAAGTATATTGAGTAAATTAGctaa atttcaaTCTAAAGGAATGGATGTAGGAGTTTCCAATGAAGATCTGAATGGCGCATTCTTTGAGCCTTCGTCAAGCAGTGACAGCGAAGATGAAGATCCTGGAAATGATGTGttgaaaaatagtatttctAAAGAAAAACCAATGAGTTTTGACAAAATGGAGTCTGTTAAACGTAACTGGGAAATGCGCCGAGAAGAAATGAAAGAGGAACATAAACaagaaatacaaaacattaggTCTAAATTATTTGCG ggtaAACAAggaaaaatgaaacaaatgtATGAACAAGCTGTGGCTGAAAGTGAACGTACTGGTATTAAAagagatataaatattaacaaatctGACAAAGCCAAAGTAATTAAAGAAAAGTTTGAAAGgggtgaaataataaatgctgAAAATAGTGATGTTGATGAAAACAATGTTAATGGTTCAGTAAATGACGATGAAGATGAAATGAGTGTTTTTGAAgctg gaatCTCCAAAAAGTCTCGAAGTTTGTTCATGGAATTGGATGCTAATGCTGTAAAGACTAAACAAGCTGCACCAATTGTGAATACTAAAAAAGAGTATATTCCTATGAAAAAG GTTACACCGGTATACAATCGTCAAGTGTCTGATGATGTGGTCAAATGCAGTGACCGCATCGAGGACGTTTCAGTGGAAACAGCTGAAGTTTcttcaaagtttaaattttttgaaacatacAAGCCTCCTGCTGTCATTAAGAAACAGTTCCGAATTACACCCCCACGAGAAGGCCAAATTAAG ggaGAATCTCCAGAACGTGATATTTACCGCGATCCTAATGTAGTACGCAGTGAAGACCCAATTGATGAGACAGCAGAACTAGTCAAAAGTAATACTACTGCTAAGATGTTGTCCTTATTTAGACAAATGGAAGTTGCCAGACCAGCTGTACCTGAAGGTCTCAAACCACTTAAACGCTTTACTCCTCCACCACCAGACCTTAAAGAATCGGAAACAGAATCGGAGTCTGATGACGATGTGAGTGGTGAAGATGACAGTGATGAAGAAGAGTCTTCGAGTAGTGAAACCAATGGTGATGTTGTAAAATCATCTCTAAAGGTTGAAgatgaatttttgaaaaat TCTCAAAGTGCAGTAATGGCCAAGTCATTAAAAGATAAGTTTGAACATTGGGAACCTGACAAGCATTCTATGAATAATGCTGTTACAATGCTTGATTCTGAACAAGAAAGCATTGAATCAACTAAATCTTTACGTGCTCGTTTTGAATCTCTGAAAGGTGACCGTCCAGCTGATAAGCCAAAACCGAAAGTTAACAGATTCGTG taA